In one window of Desulfonatronum thioautotrophicum DNA:
- the cbiR gene encoding cobamide remodeling phosphodiesterase CbiR, with protein MLKVASISSPRPHLRHARIAAPSFVWPKHIAENCNKLRKLVDEVGLLFFQAEACLDYTEQDLPTWLAGTGLRFHVHLPLDLPWNTGVQRVWNTVSALQRKTCFLQPLAYVLHPPPLAPLRGDSEAAAEVTEANGAVCSLAEKGVVLRQDVELLADFIRCWEAAGLAPRSLLLENTRENDLSGLWPLIQATNLGICLDLGHLLVAGQQTHRLPGVWPRVRMVHLSAPGQSGADGQPRDGHRSLAELDQRGWALFEEILDQVHPDCVLMIEVFYPEGLMESLHILRIMTGRR; from the coding sequence TGCGGCATGCCCGCATTGCCGCACCCTCGTTCGTCTGGCCGAAGCACATTGCGGAAAACTGCAACAAACTCCGAAAGTTGGTTGACGAGGTTGGCTTGCTGTTTTTTCAAGCCGAGGCCTGCCTGGACTACACGGAGCAGGATCTGCCGACCTGGCTGGCCGGGACCGGCCTGCGGTTTCATGTCCATCTGCCCCTGGATCTGCCCTGGAACACGGGTGTGCAGAGAGTTTGGAACACGGTTTCCGCACTTCAACGCAAGACGTGTTTTCTACAGCCCTTGGCCTACGTCCTGCATCCGCCGCCTCTCGCTCCGCTCAGGGGAGACAGTGAAGCCGCCGCGGAAGTCACTGAGGCCAATGGCGCGGTTTGCTCCTTGGCGGAAAAAGGCGTAGTCCTGAGACAGGATGTCGAGCTCCTGGCGGATTTTATCCGTTGCTGGGAAGCAGCCGGCTTGGCGCCGCGATCCCTCTTGCTGGAAAACACCCGGGAAAACGACCTGAGCGGCCTGTGGCCATTGATTCAGGCCACCAACCTGGGTATCTGTCTCGATCTGGGGCATTTGCTCGTGGCCGGGCAGCAGACACACCGGCTGCCGGGAGTCTGGCCGCGGGTGCGCATGGTCCACCTCAGCGCTCCTGGTCAAAGCGGCGCGGATGGACAGCCTCGGGACGGGCATCGTTCCCTTGCGGAACTGGATCAGCGCGGGTGGGCCCTGTTCGAGGAAATACTGGACCAGGTTCACCCGGATTGCGTCTTGATGATAGAGGTGTTTTATCCGGAGGGACTCATGGAATCATTGCACATATTACGCATCATGACGGGTCGACGATGA
- a CDS encoding bifunctional adenosylcobinamide kinase/adenosylcobinamide-phosphate guanylyltransferase, whose amino-acid sequence MITLILGGEKSGKSAWALQRLLQADGPRLFVGTAVARDMEMRRRIRDHRRLRPPDLPVRETGLELPKVLHQERTGHAAILVDSLDFWLFAAIQADQEVRLRAELLEVLGQKSETHLIFVSSEIGLGPIQVTPLGRQFVRALGSMNQQMASLADEVVLIVAGLPLRLKGVS is encoded by the coding sequence ATGATCACCTTGATTCTCGGAGGAGAGAAGTCCGGGAAGTCCGCCTGGGCTCTGCAACGCCTGCTTCAGGCCGACGGTCCCCGGCTGTTCGTGGGCACTGCCGTGGCCAGGGACATGGAAATGCGGCGACGCATTCGCGATCACCGCCGCCTGCGGCCTCCGGACCTGCCGGTCCGGGAGACGGGTCTTGAGTTGCCCAAGGTCTTGCACCAGGAGCGGACAGGCCATGCGGCTATCCTGGTGGACAGCCTGGATTTTTGGCTGTTTGCCGCCATCCAGGCCGACCAGGAAGTCCGGTTGCGGGCAGAACTGCTGGAAGTTCTTGGACAGAAAAGCGAGACGCACCTGATTTTTGTCAGCTCGGAAATCGGTCTTGGACCGATCCAGGTCACGCCTCTGGGCCGACAGTTTGTGCGCGCATTGGGGTCCATGAACCAGCAGATGGCCAGCTTGGCCGATGAAGTGGTCCTGATTGTCGCCGGATTACCACTCAGGCTGAAAGGGGTGTCCTGA